The Methanobacterium sp. Maddingley MBC34 genome contains the following window.
ATTAAGACTGTCATCATTTTTCGAACCATATTCCAAAGGAAACTCTCACCCTCCACATCCACCAAGCACACCTGATTTTTTGAGGTGAACCGGACACTATCCACTTTTCTCATGGGATTTCGTTCATTTCTCCGGGAAAAGTTAAGGAAGTTATGGGTTCCCTCCATTAAATGAGCTGCTCCCTGCATTTTATCCACATCCCACTCATCTTCCCCTACTTTCCGACACAATACATAACGATAGTGTCTTTTATGAGCGTATCTGGTCTTGAATCCCAATGGTACTCGGCAAGACCCCAGAATCCGTATATCCATGGGTAAGAGATCGTTTACCTGATTTATTATTGGCTCTTTGTCTGTGAGAAATGAAACCACATTTCCCAGGGCATGAACTCCCCTGTCAGTGCGGCCAGCAATGGAGTAATTTGATTGACCTAGATTGCTTATTGCACCAGATTTTTTTAAAGCACTTATTAGCTCTCCTTCAACTGTTCTCAGGTTTGGTTGCCTTTGAAATCCGTAAAAATCTGTTCCTAAATAAGCAACTTTTAAAGCCACCCTAATCATAGCATCATCCTCTAATTAAATTACAATAAATGCCCTATAACAATACCACTAGTAATAATAGTTAGATATAAAGATATCCATAATATTCCCAGTATTCCAAGTATTGAATGTATTCAAGGTAATATTCTGAAAGATAGGTTATTTTGAAACGATAGTTAATATTCCCCATTTTACTATACTTACATTTACTACTTAAATTTCTCAATAATTGGGATTAATTTGTATAATATTTAATTTGTATAATTAAGTATAATTCTAATAAGAAATCTATGAGAATTTTATATTATTAGCCAATGGAAGATAATTTGAGGTGAATTTCATGTTTATTATGCCTGCAGTTGATATTAAAAACGGTAAATGTGTACAGTTAGTACAGGGAAAACCAGGAACCGAACAGATAGTCCTTGATAATCCTGCTGAAGTTGCCCTTGAATGGGAAAATAAAGGAGCCAGTGTATTGCATGTTATTGATCTGGGTGGGGCGCTGGAAGAAGGAGGTAACATCCCAGTGGTGGAAGAAATCCTTAAAAAAGTGTCCATACCGGTCCAGATGGGTGGAGGAATTCGTACCATAGACGATGCCACCAAGTTACTGAATATTGGTGTGGACAGAATAATACTGGGAACCCTGGCCATTCAAAGCCCTAAAACCGTTGAGCTATTGTCTCGTGAATTCGGAAGTGAACGTATTATGGTGGCCCTGGATAGTAAGGACTCCAAAGTTGTGGTCAGAGGATGGACAGAAAAAACAGACCAGACTGCCCCTGAATTGGGGAAGATTATGGAAAAACACGGAGCGGGAGGAATATTATTCACCAATGTGGATCATGAAGGCCTATTAGATGGATTTAGGGTTGAACCCCTCCTTAAACTATTAAAAACGGTTGATATTCCAGTAGTTTATTCCGGAGGCGTTAGTACGCTTGAAGACGTGGCTACCCTCAGTCAAACTGATGCCTATGGCGTGGTAATTGGTTCCGCACTTTACAAGGGGACCATAAACTTTGAAGATACCCTGGTTTATGAAAACAAGTAACAAATTATTATCTTTTTAATTTCATTTTCATGATATTTTTTCTATTTTTAAGTTCATTAACAGGTAAATGACACTGAAAATTAGTTACAATGTACTATTAGAACTATTCCCTCAAAATAATATATCCTTCATAAATGGTTGATATCTTCAAAAAATTAATGGATAAAA
Protein-coding sequences here:
- a CDS encoding pseudouridylate synthase I (PFAM: tRNA pseudouridine synthase~TIGRFAM: pseudouridylate synthase I); the encoded protein is MIRVALKVAYLGTDFYGFQRQPNLRTVEGELISALKKSGAISNLGQSNYSIAGRTDRGVHALGNVVSFLTDKEPIINQVNDLLPMDIRILGSCRVPLGFKTRYAHKRHYRYVLCRKVGEDEWDVDKMQGAAHLMEGTHNFLNFSRRNERNPMRKVDSVRFTSKNQVCLVDVEGESFLWNMVRKMMTVLISVGKHEMGIEDVKKCFDPEYNASITPMPPESLILMDVLHQGVKFNEDEYARARFIQTIEEECFNHQKMVASTREMINALNHQLII
- a CDS encoding 1-(5-phosphoribosyl)-5-((5-phosphoribosylamino)methylideneamino) imidazole-4-carboxamide isomerase (PFAM: Histidine biosynthesis protein~TIGRFAM: phosphoribosylformimino-5-aminoimidazole carboxamide ribotide isomerase), producing MFIMPAVDIKNGKCVQLVQGKPGTEQIVLDNPAEVALEWENKGASVLHVIDLGGALEEGGNIPVVEEILKKVSIPVQMGGGIRTIDDATKLLNIGVDRIILGTLAIQSPKTVELLSREFGSERIMVALDSKDSKVVVRGWTEKTDQTAPELGKIMEKHGAGGILFTNVDHEGLLDGFRVEPLLKLLKTVDIPVVYSGGVSTLEDVATLSQTDAYGVVIGSALYKGTINFEDTLVYENK